Proteins from a genomic interval of Caulobacter rhizosphaerae:
- a CDS encoding 2-isopropylmalate synthase, whose translation MTPPSSGVSAGAFDKRDNVVIFDTTMRDGEQSPGASMSHDEKLELAKILEEMGVDVIEAGFPIASNGDFEAVREIAKIVKNSTIAGLCRAHQVDIDRCAEALKGTQRGRIHVVIATSDLHMKHKLQMEPDAVIDVIARSVGHARNLRDDVEWSAEDATRSDRQFLRRAIETAIKAGATTINLPDTVGYTYPSEYADLFSWMVNNVEGTDKVIFSTHCHNDLGLAVANSLAGVQGGARQIECAINGLGERAGNAALEEIVMALKVRGDKLPFETKIDTTHITRASRYVSAITGFPVQYNKAIVGKNAFAHESGIHQDGMLKNRETYEIMTPESVGQAPSSLVMGKHSGSHAFRAKLKDLGYELGQNALKEAFGRFKDLADRKKHVYDDDIIALVDDALARGSERIRVQRLRVVAGTDGQSAELTLEVDGEVKTSEASGDGPVDAVFNAIQQIVPHQAALRLFQVHAVTEGTDAQAQVSVRLEEDGRIATGQAADTDTLTASAKAYVNALNNLMARKEKGRPEAAIASGF comes from the coding sequence ATGACCCCCCCTTCTTCTGGCGTATCCGCCGGCGCCTTCGACAAGCGCGACAACGTCGTCATTTTCGACACCACCATGCGCGACGGCGAGCAGTCGCCCGGCGCCTCGATGTCGCACGACGAAAAGCTGGAACTGGCCAAGATCCTCGAGGAGATGGGGGTCGACGTCATCGAGGCCGGCTTCCCGATCGCTTCGAACGGCGACTTCGAGGCGGTCCGCGAGATCGCCAAGATCGTCAAGAACTCGACCATCGCCGGCCTGTGCCGCGCCCACCAGGTCGACATCGACCGTTGCGCCGAGGCCCTGAAGGGCACGCAGCGCGGCCGCATCCACGTGGTGATCGCCACCAGCGACCTGCACATGAAGCACAAGCTGCAGATGGAGCCGGACGCCGTCATCGACGTGATCGCCCGCTCGGTCGGCCACGCCCGCAACCTGCGCGACGACGTCGAATGGTCGGCCGAGGACGCCACCCGCAGCGACCGCCAGTTCCTGCGCCGCGCCATCGAGACCGCCATCAAGGCCGGCGCCACCACGATCAACCTGCCCGACACGGTGGGTTACACCTATCCGTCCGAATACGCCGACCTGTTCAGCTGGATGGTCAACAACGTCGAGGGCACCGACAAGGTGATCTTCTCGACCCACTGCCACAACGACCTGGGCCTGGCCGTGGCCAACAGCCTGGCCGGCGTGCAGGGCGGGGCGCGGCAGATCGAGTGCGCGATCAACGGCCTGGGCGAGCGGGCCGGCAATGCGGCGCTGGAAGAGATCGTGATGGCCCTGAAGGTGCGCGGCGACAAGCTGCCCTTCGAGACCAAGATCGACACCACCCACATCACCCGGGCCAGCCGCTACGTCTCGGCCATCACCGGCTTCCCGGTGCAGTACAACAAGGCCATCGTGGGCAAGAACGCCTTCGCGCATGAAAGCGGCATCCACCAGGACGGGATGCTGAAGAACCGCGAGACCTACGAGATCATGACCCCGGAATCGGTCGGCCAGGCGCCGTCCAGCCTGGTCATGGGCAAGCACTCGGGCAGCCACGCCTTCCGCGCCAAGCTGAAGGACCTGGGCTACGAGCTGGGCCAGAACGCCCTGAAGGAGGCCTTCGGTCGCTTCAAGGACCTGGCCGACCGCAAGAAGCACGTCTACGACGACGACATCATCGCCCTGGTCGACGACGCCCTGGCGCGCGGCTCGGAACGTATCCGCGTTCAGCGCCTGCGGGTGGTGGCCGGCACTGACGGCCAGTCGGCCGAACTGACCCTGGAAGTCGACGGCGAGGTCAAGACCTCGGAGGCCTCGGGCGACGGTCCGGTGGACGCCGTCTTCAACGCCATCCAGCAGATCGTGCCGCATCAGGCCGCCCTGCGCCTGTTCCAGGTGCACGCGGTGACCGAGGGCACCGACGCCCAGGCCCAGGTCTCGGTCCGCCTCGAAGAAGACGGCCGCATCGCCACCGGCCAGGCCGCCGACACCGACACCCTGACCGCCTCGGCCAAGGCCTATGTGAACGCCCTGAACAACCTCATGGCGCGCAAGGAAAAGGGCCGGCCCGAAGCGGCGATCGCCAGCGGGTTCTAG
- a CDS encoding TVP38/TMEM64 family protein yields MLRRLIHFFTNMDARAWRTVAVSFVLFGGVGVVFLFGAQLLGLNGEVTVEQWLSAAHGPWALPVAVGAFAVLAFIGVPQFVLIAAAVVAFGPWTGFAYSWIGTLVSSLVGFWLGRTFGGRLLQDLAGDGVAKFMRLIGKNGFLASLIVRLVPSAPFIVVNMAAGVTPMKVFDFAAGTAVGIIPKIALTAFAGNSIVQALKGGGQRHIVMLVAAVAVWIAAGLVARAWLKKREAAE; encoded by the coding sequence ATGCTTCGTCGCCTGATCCACTTCTTCACCAACATGGACGCCCGGGCCTGGCGAACGGTCGCGGTGTCGTTCGTGCTGTTTGGCGGCGTCGGCGTGGTCTTCCTGTTCGGGGCCCAACTTCTGGGCCTGAACGGCGAGGTCACGGTCGAGCAATGGCTGAGCGCCGCCCACGGGCCCTGGGCCCTGCCGGTCGCGGTCGGCGCCTTCGCGGTCCTGGCCTTCATCGGCGTGCCGCAGTTCGTGCTGATCGCCGCGGCGGTGGTCGCCTTCGGGCCCTGGACCGGCTTCGCCTACAGCTGGATCGGCACCCTGGTCTCGTCCCTGGTCGGGTTCTGGCTGGGACGCACGTTCGGCGGTCGGCTGCTGCAGGACCTGGCCGGCGACGGCGTGGCCAAGTTCATGAGGCTGATCGGCAAGAACGGCTTCCTGGCCAGCCTGATCGTTCGGCTGGTGCCGTCGGCGCCGTTCATCGTGGTCAACATGGCGGCGGGCGTCACGCCGATGAAGGTGTTCGACTTCGCGGCTGGCACGGCGGTCGGTATCATCCCCAAGATCGCCCTGACCGCCTTCGCCGGCAATTCGATCGTCCAGGCGCTGAAAGGCGGCGGCCAGCGGCACATCGTCATGCTGGTGGCGGCCGTGGCGGTCTGGATCGCCGCCGGCCTCGTCGCCCGCGCCTGGCTCAAGAAGCGCGAGGCGGCGGAGTAG
- a CDS encoding ParA family protein, with protein sequence MKTLAVISRKGGAGKTTLAINLSLTAHLAGWKVLVADIDPQRSASDALRARAAPGPALAEINAGKLFQARSQALHDAYDVMLIDTPAAPDADVAVAVNSADLCVLVCRPTFLDIASVARSAEMVRRLGKAGLIVLNQAPSKRGGAEPASVQKAIEALRFCGLPIAPVGLRSRTLYQQAIARGLSVGEWDAQAPAAREVDRLWSHVAALLALDGHGRDARAG encoded by the coding sequence GTGAAGACTCTGGCTGTGATTTCCCGCAAGGGCGGGGCCGGCAAGACGACTCTTGCGATCAACCTGAGCCTCACCGCTCATCTGGCGGGTTGGAAGGTGCTGGTGGCCGACATCGATCCGCAGCGCTCGGCCTCCGACGCCCTGCGGGCCCGCGCCGCGCCCGGCCCCGCCCTGGCCGAGATCAACGCCGGCAAGCTGTTCCAGGCCCGCTCCCAGGCCCTGCACGACGCCTATGACGTCATGCTGATCGACACCCCCGCCGCGCCGGACGCCGACGTGGCCGTGGCGGTCAACTCCGCCGACCTGTGCGTGCTGGTCTGCCGCCCCACCTTCCTGGACATCGCCTCGGTGGCGCGCTCGGCCGAGATGGTCCGGCGACTGGGCAAGGCGGGGCTGATCGTGCTGAACCAGGCGCCGTCCAAGCGCGGCGGGGCCGAGCCCGCCAGCGTGCAGAAGGCCATCGAGGCGCTGCGGTTCTGCGGCCTGCCGATCGCGCCCGTCGGCCTGCGCTCGCGGACCCTCTACCAGCAGGCGATCGCCCGGGGCCTGTCGGTCGGCGAATGGGACGCCCAGGCCCCGGCCGCCCGCGAGGTCGACCGCCTGTGGAGCCACGTCGCCGCCCTGCTGGCCCTGGACGGCCACGGACGCGACGCCCGCGCCGGCTGA
- a CDS encoding AAA family ATPase, which yields MKTITVLSRKGGAGKTTLAVNLALTAFLQGRKVVLADIDPQRSASDALRARREPGPILAEVTAGKLFMTKSNAMRDGVDYLFIDTPAMPEADVAQAVNIADLCLVAGRPSFLDLAPIVRSAEAVRRLGKDGMVVLNQAHTSRSDVAPTAFPEILEALRFCGLPLAPHGLRAREAFQTAMAHGLCVAELEPGGPAARDLHRLWTHVEGGLGALGALGGETPMRTALTA from the coding sequence GTGAAGACAATTACTGTGCTTTCCAGGAAGGGCGGGGCGGGCAAGACGACCCTGGCCGTGAACCTGGCGCTGACGGCCTTCCTGCAGGGCCGCAAGGTGGTGCTGGCCGACATCGATCCGCAGCGGTCGGCGTCGGACGCCCTGAGGGCCCGCCGCGAACCCGGTCCCATCCTGGCCGAGGTCACCGCCGGCAAGCTGTTCATGACCAAGTCAAACGCCATGCGGGATGGCGTCGACTACCTGTTCATCGACACCCCGGCCATGCCCGAGGCCGACGTCGCCCAGGCGGTCAACATCGCCGACCTCTGCCTGGTGGCCGGCCGACCCTCGTTCCTGGACCTTGCCCCGATCGTCCGCTCGGCGGAGGCCGTCCGCCGCCTGGGCAAGGACGGCATGGTGGTGCTGAACCAGGCCCACACCAGCCGGTCGGACGTCGCGCCGACGGCTTTCCCCGAGATCCTGGAAGCCCTGAGGTTCTGCGGCCTGCCGCTGGCCCCGCACGGCCTGCGCGCACGCGAGGCGTTCCAGACGGCCATGGCCCATGGGCTCTGCGTGGCCGAGCTCGAGCCGGGCGGCCCGGCCGCCCGCGACCTGCACCGCCTCTGGACCCATGTCGAGGGCGGGCTGGGCGCGCTGGGTGCGTTGGGCGGCGAAACGCCGATGAGGACCGCCCTCACCGCCTGA
- a CDS encoding NADPH-dependent FMN reductase gives MKLLGVSGSLRAASFNTALLRAAQECSPEGVTIQIFGLHDLPLFNQDVEDQGDPAPVTAWKDAVRGADALLLACPEYNGGVTGVLKNAIDWASRGSPSALHGKTACIVGASPGVTGTVRAQDALRQSLRKVSAEYWPLSEMLVGQAHAKIENGQVVDEKTLAYLGKHLDAFIQHMREKGRGKG, from the coding sequence ATGAAACTTCTCGGCGTCTCCGGCAGCCTGCGGGCGGCCTCGTTCAACACCGCCCTGCTGCGCGCCGCCCAGGAGTGTTCGCCCGAGGGGGTGACGATCCAGATCTTCGGCCTGCACGACCTGCCGCTGTTCAACCAGGACGTCGAGGACCAGGGCGATCCCGCGCCGGTCACGGCCTGGAAGGACGCCGTCCGCGGCGCCGACGCCCTGCTACTGGCCTGCCCCGAGTACAATGGCGGGGTCACCGGGGTGCTGAAGAACGCCATCGACTGGGCCTCGCGCGGCAGCCCCTCGGCCTTGCATGGCAAGACCGCGTGCATCGTCGGCGCCTCGCCGGGCGTCACCGGCACGGTCCGCGCCCAGGACGCCCTGCGCCAGTCGTTGCGCAAGGTCTCGGCGGAATACTGGCCGCTCAGCGAGATGCTGGTCGGCCAGGCCCACGCCAAGATCGAGAACGGCCAGGTGGTCGACGAAAAGACCCTGGCCTATCTGGGCAAGCACCTGGACGCGTTCATCCAGCACATGCGCGAGAAGGGCCGCGGGAAAGGCTGA
- a CDS encoding pyridoxal phosphate-dependent aminotransferase, whose product MSLESAALRRIAPSATIAISAKARALKAAGRDVIALSAGEPDFDTPDNIKDAAIAAIKAGKTKYTDPDGMPELKAAICAKFKRENGLDYKPSQVHVAPGGKPVIYNAFVATLNPGDEVIIPAPYWVSYPDMTLLAGGTPVSVETTAESGFKITPQALEAAITPKTKWLIINSPSNPSGGAYTRAELQAIADVLLRHPQVWVLTDDMYEHLVFDDFEFTTIAQVEPKLYDRTLTMNGVSKGYSMTGWRIGYAAGPEALIKAMGKMISQTTSNPCSISQWAALEALNGPQDFIKPNAKLFQERRDLVVSMLNQATGLHCPTPEGAFYVYPSCAGLIGKTAPSGKVIATDEDFAGELLEAEGVAVVHGAAFGLSPFFRISYATSNDVLEDACARIQRFCASVK is encoded by the coding sequence ATGTCGCTCGAGTCCGCCGCCCTGCGGCGCATCGCCCCGTCGGCCACCATCGCGATCAGCGCCAAGGCGCGCGCCCTGAAAGCGGCCGGCCGGGACGTGATCGCCCTCTCCGCCGGCGAACCGGACTTCGACACCCCCGACAACATCAAGGACGCCGCCATCGCCGCCATCAAGGCCGGCAAGACCAAGTACACCGATCCCGACGGCATGCCCGAGTTGAAGGCCGCCATCTGCGCCAAGTTCAAGCGCGAGAACGGCCTGGACTACAAGCCGAGCCAAGTCCACGTCGCCCCGGGCGGCAAGCCGGTGATCTACAACGCCTTCGTCGCCACCCTGAACCCGGGCGACGAGGTGATCATCCCCGCGCCGTACTGGGTGTCGTATCCCGACATGACCCTGTTGGCCGGCGGCACGCCGGTGTCGGTCGAGACCACCGCCGAAAGCGGCTTCAAGATCACGCCGCAGGCGCTGGAAGCGGCGATCACGCCGAAGACCAAGTGGCTGATCATCAACAGCCCGTCCAACCCGTCGGGCGGCGCCTATACCCGCGCCGAGCTGCAGGCCATCGCCGACGTCCTGCTGCGCCACCCGCAGGTCTGGGTGCTGACCGACGACATGTACGAGCACCTGGTGTTCGACGACTTCGAGTTCACCACCATCGCCCAGGTCGAGCCCAAGCTCTACGACCGCACCCTGACGATGAACGGCGTTTCCAAGGGCTATTCGATGACCGGCTGGCGGATCGGCTACGCGGCCGGCCCCGAGGCGCTGATCAAGGCCATGGGCAAGATGATCAGCCAGACGACCTCCAACCCCTGCTCGATCTCGCAATGGGCGGCGCTGGAGGCCCTGAACGGTCCGCAGGACTTCATCAAGCCGAACGCCAAGCTGTTCCAGGAACGCCGCGACCTGGTGGTGTCGATGCTGAACCAAGCCACGGGCCTGCATTGTCCCACCCCGGAGGGCGCTTTCTACGTCTATCCGTCCTGCGCCGGCCTGATCGGCAAGACCGCGCCTTCGGGCAAGGTGATCGCGACCGACGAGGACTTCGCCGGCGAACTGCTGGAAGCCGAGGGCGTGGCTGTGGTGCACGGCGCGGCGTTCGGCCTGTCGCCGTTCTTCCGCATCAGCTACGCCACCAGCAATGACGTGCTGGAGGACGCCTGCGCGCGTATCCAGCGCTTCTGCGCCAGCGTGAAATAG
- a CDS encoding sensor histidine kinase, producing MPRPIPGIEDAQTLAQAIVDTIHEPLLVLDSAFSVLAASRSFYETFKVDPEHTVGCLLYALGDGQWDIPALRELLETIIPERVAMNGFEVNHDFPGLGRRVMLLNARKVIYETSANSTILLAFTDITARRAIEREKESLLARTRDLLNQKEVLLQEMQHRVANSLQIIASILMLKARAVTSDEIRFHLKDAHQRVISVAEVQSHLHASGGVDLIEVGPYLTKLCASLAASMIGDSQPIVLEVVADHGAIGSDKAVSIGLIVTELLINAVKYAFPVFRHDARVTVTFASDGQAWTLTVCDNGVGKAAEPAPDRNGGLGTVIVDALVKQLDGHMTVASTGGMTVTIRHAHVGASPLVAA from the coding sequence ATGCCGCGTCCGATCCCCGGGATTGAAGACGCACAGACGCTGGCCCAGGCGATCGTGGACACCATCCACGAGCCGTTGCTGGTGCTCGACTCCGCGTTTTCCGTGCTGGCCGCCAGCCGGTCGTTCTACGAGACCTTCAAGGTCGACCCCGAGCACACGGTGGGCTGCCTGCTCTACGCCCTGGGCGACGGGCAGTGGGACATCCCCGCCCTGCGCGAGCTGCTGGAAACCATCATTCCCGAGCGGGTGGCCATGAACGGCTTCGAGGTCAATCACGATTTCCCCGGCCTGGGTCGGCGGGTCATGCTGCTGAACGCCCGCAAGGTGATCTACGAGACCAGCGCCAATTCGACGATCCTGCTGGCCTTCACCGACATCACGGCGCGCCGGGCGATCGAGCGCGAAAAGGAAAGCCTGCTCGCCCGCACGCGCGACCTGCTGAACCAGAAGGAGGTGCTGTTGCAGGAAATGCAGCACCGGGTCGCCAACAGCCTGCAGATCATCGCCAGCATCCTGATGCTCAAGGCCCGGGCCGTCACCTCCGACGAAATCCGCTTTCACCTGAAGGACGCCCATCAGCGGGTGATTTCCGTGGCCGAGGTGCAGTCGCACCTGCACGCGTCGGGCGGTGTCGACCTGATCGAGGTCGGCCCTTATCTGACGAAATTATGCGCCAGCCTCGCCGCCTCGATGATCGGCGACAGCCAGCCGATCGTCCTGGAGGTCGTCGCCGACCACGGCGCGATCGGTTCGGACAAGGCCGTCAGCATCGGCCTGATCGTCACCGAACTGCTGATCAACGCCGTCAAGTATGCGTTCCCGGTGTTCAGGCACGACGCCCGCGTCACGGTGACCTTCGCCAGCGACGGCCAGGCCTGGACGCTGACGGTCTGCGACAACGGCGTCGGCAAGGCCGCCGAACCCGCCCCTGACAGGAACGGCGGCCTGGGCACGGTGATCGTCGACGCGCTGGTCAAGCAACTGGACGGTCACATGACGGTGGCGTCCACAGGCGGCATGACGGTGACGATCCGGCACGCCCATGTCGGGGCCTCGCCCCTGGTCGCGGCCTGA
- a CDS encoding CAP domain-containing protein yields the protein MRISGRMALAPAFAGLLFLALAPAAEAASLTARLDDAVLDELNFARARPVEYADELRRELNRSDDPAAVEEAIDFLERQTSLPPLAPDRRIAAAARQHAQAQGPRGDVGHGPTGSLGQRLRGQGVWAGLSAENISYGSEDPRDVVRQLIIDSGVPSRGHRRNIFAASYQLAGVACGPHRAYGYMCVIDFAGALPPR from the coding sequence ATGCGCATTTCCGGCCGCATGGCCTTGGCTCCGGCGTTCGCCGGCCTGCTGTTCCTCGCCCTGGCGCCCGCCGCCGAAGCCGCCTCCCTGACGGCCCGCCTCGATGACGCCGTCCTGGACGAGCTCAACTTCGCCCGCGCCCGCCCAGTCGAATACGCCGACGAACTGCGCCGCGAGTTGAACAGGAGCGACGATCCCGCCGCCGTCGAGGAGGCGATCGACTTCCTGGAGCGCCAGACCTCGCTGCCGCCCTTGGCGCCGGATCGGCGCATCGCCGCCGCGGCGCGCCAGCACGCCCAGGCCCAGGGGCCACGCGGCGACGTCGGCCACGGCCCGACCGGCTCCCTGGGCCAGAGGCTGCGCGGCCAGGGCGTCTGGGCCGGCCTTTCCGCCGAGAACATCTCCTATGGGTCCGAAGACCCGCGCGATGTCGTCCGCCAGCTGATCATCGACAGCGGCGTTCCCAGTCGCGGCCACCGCCGCAACATCTTCGCCGCCAGCTATCAGCTGGCCGGCGTGGCCTGCGGCCCACACCGCGCCTACGGCTACATGTGCGTAATCGACTTCGCCGGAGCCCTGCCGCCGCGCTGA
- a CDS encoding glutathione S-transferase family protein has protein sequence MYQLYYSPSTASLAVHWMLIEIGAPFELVLTDIDAGAQKTPDYLKLNPGGVVPTLIVDGAPVLESTAILMLLAERHLDKGLAPAPGEPERAAYLQWMVYLANALMPSFRAWYYPHEPAGEAHAEVAQAAARARVEAVWDRVDAQLAAKGPFMLGERLSAVDFLATMLMRWSRNLPRQATAWPNIARYLARMRAMPSLREVHAREGLTDWIDG, from the coding sequence ATGTACCAGCTCTATTACAGCCCCAGCACGGCCAGCCTGGCGGTGCACTGGATGCTGATCGAGATCGGCGCGCCCTTCGAGCTGGTCCTGACCGATATCGACGCGGGCGCCCAAAAGACTCCCGACTATCTGAAGCTCAATCCGGGCGGGGTGGTGCCCACCCTGATCGTCGACGGCGCGCCGGTGCTGGAGAGCACGGCGATCCTGATGCTGCTGGCCGAGCGCCACCTCGACAAGGGCCTGGCGCCGGCGCCCGGGGAACCGGAGCGCGCGGCCTATCTGCAGTGGATGGTCTATCTGGCCAACGCCCTGATGCCCAGCTTCCGGGCCTGGTACTATCCGCACGAGCCGGCCGGCGAGGCCCATGCCGAGGTCGCCCAGGCGGCGGCCCGGGCGCGGGTCGAGGCGGTCTGGGACAGGGTCGACGCCCAACTGGCGGCCAAGGGGCCCTTCATGCTGGGCGAGCGGCTGTCAGCGGTGGACTTCCTGGCGACCATGCTGATGCGCTGGTCGCGCAACCTGCCCCGGCAAGCCACGGCCTGGCCCAACATCGCCCGCTACCTGGCCCGGATGCGCGCCATGCCGTCGCTGCGCGAGGTCCACGCCCGCGAGGGGCTGACCGACTGGATCGACGGGTAG
- a CDS encoding DUF2171 domain-containing protein — protein MINASQIREHLEVVGSDGGHVGRVDHVVGGEIELAKLDLGGGLKHHLIPITWVDHVDDDGVHLNLTKDDAKARWREKH, from the coding sequence ATGATCAACGCTTCGCAAATCCGCGAACACCTGGAAGTGGTCGGCTCGGACGGCGGTCATGTCGGCCGGGTGGACCACGTGGTCGGCGGCGAGATCGAGCTGGCCAAGCTGGACCTGGGCGGCGGCCTCAAGCACCACCTGATCCCGATCACCTGGGTCGACCATGTCGACGACGACGGCGTGCACCTGAACCTGACCAAGGACGACGCCAAGGCGCGCTGGCGCGAAAAGCACTGA
- a CDS encoding DUF6807 family protein, translating into MIRSLAALIALMGLLASAGTAGAQAETAPPAAAQPATGSSPEAATPAPSEPAPVSPLPRIDAVFATDGVTLTDGGKSVLFYRTAPADPHEAGRLNYVHPIWAPDGAVLTEDRPADHLHQRGAFWSWHQVLVDGKAVADGWFMKGLTFHVREKRFKGDSAGGGTLVVNADWIVNSAPEVAYVARETTKVRVYPLKAGARRIDFDTVITARSDTLALGGSDDEKGYGGFSVRLIKPDRLNFGSGGKTVTPAVGPVEAGKAMGFAWTPGGGAPAWTVGLACKANGAPITRWILRRELSMQNCVFPGRAPFVLKKGQTLRLQSTLILRPATPAPAGSKKKS; encoded by the coding sequence ATGATCCGATCGCTCGCCGCCCTGATCGCGCTGATGGGGCTCCTTGCCTCGGCGGGAACGGCCGGCGCGCAGGCGGAGACCGCCCCCCCCGCGGCCGCCCAGCCCGCGACCGGAAGCTCTCCCGAGGCCGCGACGCCTGCCCCTTCGGAGCCCGCGCCAGTCTCCCCCCTGCCCCGGATCGATGCGGTGTTCGCCACCGACGGCGTCACCCTCACCGACGGCGGCAAGAGCGTGCTGTTCTACCGCACCGCCCCGGCCGATCCGCACGAGGCGGGCCGGCTGAACTACGTCCACCCGATCTGGGCGCCCGACGGCGCGGTGCTGACCGAGGACCGTCCTGCCGACCACCTGCACCAGCGCGGCGCGTTCTGGAGCTGGCACCAGGTGCTGGTCGACGGGAAGGCGGTCGCCGACGGCTGGTTCATGAAGGGCCTGACCTTCCATGTCCGGGAGAAGCGCTTCAAGGGCGACAGCGCCGGCGGCGGGACCCTGGTGGTCAACGCCGACTGGATCGTCAATTCGGCGCCCGAGGTGGCCTATGTGGCGCGCGAGACCACCAAGGTGCGGGTCTATCCGCTGAAGGCCGGCGCGCGGCGCATCGACTTCGACACGGTGATCACCGCGCGGTCCGACACCCTGGCCCTGGGCGGCAGCGACGACGAGAAGGGCTATGGCGGCTTTTCGGTGCGGCTGATCAAGCCGGACCGCCTGAATTTCGGCTCCGGCGGCAAGACCGTGACCCCGGCCGTCGGGCCGGTCGAGGCCGGCAAGGCCATGGGCTTCGCCTGGACGCCCGGCGGCGGCGCGCCGGCCTGGACCGTCGGCCTGGCCTGCAAGGCCAACGGCGCGCCGATCACCCGCTGGATCCTGCGCAGGGAACTGTCGATGCAGAACTGCGTCTTTCCCGGGCGGGCGCCGTTCGTGCTGAAGAAGGGCCAGACCCTGCGCCTGCAATCGACGCTGATCCTGCGGCCGGCGACGCCCGCCCCCGCTGGATCGAAAAAGAAGAGCTAG
- a CDS encoding DUF4169 family protein yields the protein MAEILNLNQARKARAKTDAKVKAAENRARFGRTKADKTLDAARADKLQRDLDGAKRED from the coding sequence ATGGCCGAGATCCTCAACCTGAACCAGGCCCGCAAGGCCAGGGCCAAGACCGACGCCAAGGTCAAGGCGGCAGAGAACCGCGCCCGGTTCGGCCGCACCAAGGCCGACAAGACCCTCGACGCGGCGCGGGCCGACAAGCTGCAGCGCGACCTGGACGGCGCCAAGCGCGAGGACTGA